In Mytilus trossulus isolate FHL-02 chromosome 6, PNRI_Mtr1.1.1.hap1, whole genome shotgun sequence, a single window of DNA contains:
- the LOC134720705 gene encoding leucine-rich repeat-containing protein 69-like isoform X1: MADTLLVRALKGKPKTLNLCNKKLDKVPRAIGKLDCVVHLQLRGNKLKDLPIELSHLFQLQILNCGNNELEDLPEVLEYLTMLEKLHLFNNNLKNLNPKVLTHLRNLTFLNINNNQLKTFPPEICRLSSLQHLSCTNNQLTELPVEMCALIRLEEFHVAGNQLTSLPLEFGFLVNLEKLYLQKNKIRELPESLGKCYKLRTLDIAANELRIFPTELASLPLKELFCEANPLLQHIPVHSVQEEEVLSLKEMTARYVMRELKDRWSYLRKAIRHYPQIKDMLAQASKCSVCGESFLNTWLECVRFVDAQGDLKLNNLNGLVPVRALLCSYKCFNSAGHDYYGVAFP, translated from the exons ATGGCGGACACCTTGCTAGTCCGTGCATTAAAAGGGAAACCAAAAACGTTGAATTTGTGTAATAAGAAACTTGACAAGGTTCCAAGGGCCATTGGGAAATTAGACTGTGTTGTACACTTGCAGTTGAGAGGGAATAAATTGAAGGATTTACCTATAGAACTTAGTCATTTATTTCAG TTACAGATATTGAACTGTGGAAACAATGAACTTGAAGACTTACCAGAAGTTTTGGAGTATCTCACTATGTTGGAGAAATTACATCTGTTTAACAATAACCTAAAGAATCTTAACCCAAAAGTCCTAA CACATCTGAGAAACTTGACATTcttgaatataaataataacCAACTCAAGACTTTTCCACCAGAAATATGCAG ATTGTCCAGTTTACAGCATTTAAGTTGTACTAACAACCAATTGACAGAGTTACCAGTTGAAATGTGTGCTTTGATAAGACTTGAAGAATTCCATGTAGCTGGGAACCAGTTAACAAGCCTTCCATTAGAGTTTGGATTTCTggttaatttagaaaaattatatctacaaaagaacaaaataagaGAATTACCAGAG AGTTTGGGGAAATGCTATAAGTTAAGAACATTAGACATTGCAGCAAATGAATTGAGAATATTTCCTACAGAG tTAGCATCGTTACCTCTAAAAGAATTATTTTGTGAAGCCAACCCATTATTACAGCATATTCCAGTTCACTCGGTACAGGAAGAAGAAGTTCTGTCATTAAAG GAAATGACAGCCAGATATGTGATGAGAGAACTCAAAGACAG atggtcCTATTTACGGAAAGCCATTCGACATTACCCCCAAATAAAAGACATGTTGGCCCAGGCCAGTAAATGTTCTGTGTGTGGAGAATCATTCCTCAATACTTGGTTAGAATGTGTCAGATTTGTCGATGCTCAAGGG gacCTTAAGCTGAACAACTTAAATGGACTAGTGCCTGTTCGAGCTCTTCTGTGTtcatacaaatgttttaattcagCTGGACATGACTATTATGGTGTAGCATTTCCATAA
- the LOC134720705 gene encoding leucine-rich repeat-containing protein 69-like isoform X2 has translation MADTLLVRALKGKPKTLNLCNKKLDKVPRAIGKLDCVVHLQLRGNKLKDLPIELSHLFQLQILNCGNNELEDLPEVLEYLTMLEKLHLFNNNLKNLNPKVLTHLRNLTFLNINNNQLKTFPPEICRLSSLQHLSCTNNQLTELPVEMCALIRLEEFHVAGNQLTSLPLEFGFLVNLEKLYLQKNKIRELPESLGKCYKLRTLDIAANELRIFPTELASLPLKELFCEANPLLQHIPVHSVQEEEVLSLKEMTARYVMRELKDRWSYLRKAIRHYPQIKDMLAQASKCSVCGESFLNTWLECVRFVDAQGVRFDLVRMCQICRCSRGP, from the exons ATGGCGGACACCTTGCTAGTCCGTGCATTAAAAGGGAAACCAAAAACGTTGAATTTGTGTAATAAGAAACTTGACAAGGTTCCAAGGGCCATTGGGAAATTAGACTGTGTTGTACACTTGCAGTTGAGAGGGAATAAATTGAAGGATTTACCTATAGAACTTAGTCATTTATTTCAG TTACAGATATTGAACTGTGGAAACAATGAACTTGAAGACTTACCAGAAGTTTTGGAGTATCTCACTATGTTGGAGAAATTACATCTGTTTAACAATAACCTAAAGAATCTTAACCCAAAAGTCCTAA CACATCTGAGAAACTTGACATTcttgaatataaataataacCAACTCAAGACTTTTCCACCAGAAATATGCAG ATTGTCCAGTTTACAGCATTTAAGTTGTACTAACAACCAATTGACAGAGTTACCAGTTGAAATGTGTGCTTTGATAAGACTTGAAGAATTCCATGTAGCTGGGAACCAGTTAACAAGCCTTCCATTAGAGTTTGGATTTCTggttaatttagaaaaattatatctacaaaagaacaaaataagaGAATTACCAGAG AGTTTGGGGAAATGCTATAAGTTAAGAACATTAGACATTGCAGCAAATGAATTGAGAATATTTCCTACAGAG tTAGCATCGTTACCTCTAAAAGAATTATTTTGTGAAGCCAACCCATTATTACAGCATATTCCAGTTCACTCGGTACAGGAAGAAGAAGTTCTGTCATTAAAG GAAATGACAGCCAGATATGTGATGAGAGAACTCAAAGACAG atggtcCTATTTACGGAAAGCCATTCGACATTACCCCCAAATAAAAGACATGTTGGCCCAGGCCAGTAAATGTTCTGTGTGTGGAGAATCATTCCTCAATACTTGGTTAGAATGTGTCAGATTTGTCGATGCTCAAGGGGTAAGATTTGACTTGGTTAGAATGTGTCAGATTTGTCGATGCTCAAGGG gacCTTAA